A portion of the Gallus gallus isolate bGalGal1 chromosome 16, bGalGal1.mat.broiler.GRCg7b, whole genome shotgun sequence genome contains these proteins:
- the LOC107050047 gene encoding uncharacterized protein LOC107050047 isoform X1: MCSAQHLSAEQQLSQLSHWPYLVLSLQTLEHSLCHSPKRNSSDGFQQHTAGTQSRADHGRVQLLVAEPHPLVAVGERAKGGSHRCSSPSFSALSAPPCIPSCSCCAALRVLCPFLAVVAAAVQVLTLEPFLPHREIPSETHCLCCCNSPSLGCLLVRSCVVRSAADLDFFSHCPVRELIASIRPSCIAGSGIPHCHAALQQPSPSPFPSLSGIGLFSSCPLRETEATKPANLVSGISLQKLLFVSFFLPLWPVPSNPKLGVWLQPTPRLLWGSSVAAPPRGEDAFSPHTAGSMATWGQDTGSWVTWGSCRVTELYAVRWSGTVFGVRWGSGSQRWGQMGW; the protein is encoded by the coding sequence atgtgctctgctcagcatctgtctgctgaacaacagctgtcacagctgtcacactggcCCTACCTtgtgctctccctgcagacGTTAGAACATTCTCTCTGCCACTCTCCAAAGCGTAACAGCTCAGAtggtttccagcagcacacagctggcacacagagccGTGCTGACCACGGCAGGGTGCAGCTTCTTGTTGCAGAGCCCCACCCACTTGTAGCGGTGGGTGAGCGTGCCAAAGGGGGATCCCACCgctgctcttctccatccttctctgctctttctgcaccACCGTGCATTCCTTCCTGCTCGTGCTGCGCTGCCCTCAGAGTGCTTTGTCCATTTCTCGCGGTCGTTGCAGCAGCTGTCCAAGTGCTGACGTTGGAGCCATTTCTTCCCCACCGCGAGATCCCTTCCGAGACgcactgtctctgctgctgcaacagCCCCAGTCTGGGGTGCCTTTTGGTAAGGAGTTGCGTTGTGCGTTCTGCAGCTGacttggatttcttctcccactgtcCCGTGAGGGAGTTGATTGCTTCCATCCGTCCCAGCTGCATTGCTGGGTCAGGTATCCCTCATTGCcacgcagcactgcagcagcccagccccagtCCCTTCCCCAGTCTCAGTGGGATCGGTTTGTTCTCTTCTTGTCCTCTTAGAGAAACAGAAGCTACCAAGCCAGCAAACCTTGTGTCTGGTATTTCCCTACAGAAGCTGCTATTCGTGTCCTTCTTCTTGCCCCTTTGGCCAGTTCCCAGCAATCCAAAATTAGGCGTATGGCTGCAGCCCACCCCACGGCTTCtttggggcagctctgtggcagcccCACCCCGAGGAGAGGATGCCTTTTCCCCACACACAGCTGGTTCTATGGCCACATGGGGTCAGGACACAGGGTCATGGGTCACGTGGGGCTCCTGCAGGGTCACCGAGTTATATGCAGTCAGATGGAGCGGCACAGTTTTTGGTGTCAGGTGGGGTTCTGGGTCACAGCgatggggtcagatgggatGGTAG